The Streptomyces sp. NBC_01298 genome contains the following window.
CAGACCGGGGTGTCGAGGCCTGGGTCGCGGGAGAGATCCTGGACCGCGGCGACCACGCCGAGGGCGCGACGATGACCGGCGACTACGCGGTCTGACGGGCTCGGGGAGCCGGCCACCACCGGCTCCCGTCACCGGCTCCCACCTGTGCGAACAGCACGGAAACCCGGCCCGGGGCGATGCCCTGGACCGGGTTTTCGTGTATGTGAAGCTGTGTGCCGCTGCTGAGGATGAGGATCAGCGCACCGCGTGTCCGACGCCGAGTGGCGCGTCAAGCACCGCGACGGTAGACGGACGGACCGGACTCTTCGTCCTCGTCCTCGTCATCGCTGTTGTAGCGCTCCGCGTACTTGGCGTACGGGTCGTCCTCGTCATCATCATCAAGCTCGTCATCGACGACCGGCTCGCTGACAGGCAGCGGTTCCGTGTGCGATGCGCCCAGCTCATTGGCCAGACGCGACAAGTCAGTCCCGCCGCTGCTGTACTTCAGCTGGCGGGCGACCTTCGTCTGCTTGGCCTTTGCCCGGCCGCGCCCCATGGCTCGACCCCCTCGGTGACGGGGCTCGACGGCCCCAGAGTCTGACACGCGTTCATGGTTCGGAGCGGGCTCTCCGTGGAGAGACCGTC
Protein-coding sequences here:
- a CDS encoding DUF3073 domain-containing protein; the protein is MGRGRAKAKQTKVARQLKYSSGGTDLSRLANELGASHTEPLPVSEPVVDDELDDDDEDDPYAKYAERYNSDDEDEDEESGPSVYRRGA